In the Telopea speciosissima isolate NSW1024214 ecotype Mountain lineage chromosome 6, Tspe_v1, whole genome shotgun sequence genome, cacTCTCAATGTAGTCACAAAATCAACATTGTTAGAGGCATTTTGCAggttctaatttttatttttcagtaaGCTTTTAATTACATAAAAGAGATTCATTATTGAAGGTTTAGCTGATTGGTCTATTTATTAAGAGAGAAAGGggcgaaatttttttttataaaaaaatcaCATGATTGAATTAAATTATTGGGCAAATGTCCGAAAGAGTCCAACATGTACGAATGTATTGTTGTGCATACACATCATACAACGGCCATTTGCTGCAtaacaaatttataaaaaaaaaaaaaaaaaaaagaaagttcagAACTTTAATTCTAAATATCATGTTGATATACAAGAAGATAATCTATGATTCTTAGAGTGAAAATACAAGAATCTAGTAGGTTTCATTCTATTAATCCCAAATATCATGCTGATATGCTTAAGCTTATCTCCATTGAAATGACTAATGTGTGTGTTTAGTGTTTGATGAATTATAAATCTGGAAACAAGAACATCACCCATCAACCAGGGGAtcggaaaaggaaaaaaaatatccttacccaattgaaaacaaaaagcaGGAAACCACCAACAGCTGCCTAATGGAGTTGATGAGCcatggtgcgcttcatgcccatgctcaccaggaggtctcgagttcgagtctgcTTGCTGGTACCTTCCCCCTCCCTATTCCCTCCTCCTAAAAAGTAAATTATATGTAAATGCtctcaattaaaaaaaaaaaaaaaaaaaaaaaaagcagcaaaCTATATGAGCTAAAACCCTACTGATCTCcttaatttataaaaataaatatttaaataaataaactgaaaaagataataaagaaACAGAATTTATACCATCCAGAAATAAGTTCTTCAGGCTCCAATCCACCAGATACCTTTTAAATTTAAAGATATCCTAACCACACTAAAGAGTATTAGAACAGAATCTTTCAGCCAATAAGCCACACACACCGCCTCCCCTTTCTTTTTGAGTTGAGAGAAAGCCAATGTCTTTGCATTAGATTGTACAACTTTGCCTTCTTGAATGGCCATAGGAAGCCCATCAAGGAAAGATTTGAGGGAAAGGTTGCACCTTACACCTTCAAGAGGGACTAAATGCCTATTTTAATATGGCAGAATGTTTTTTGCGCACTTGTACCAACAACCTAGTCTTTCACACCTATCAAATTTAGCAGTTTATCTCAACTGTATGGGTCAttatttttcccataatttttaaACTTTAAATTCAATCATGCTCTTGGCACCCCCCTTaaggaataataaaaattgtaactttacatttttttgtttttttagtgtGACAAACTTCTTTGATGGGGTAAAATACTGTCATTTCAAAAAAAGTTACATGCAAGGTTGATTCTGATACCTAACTAACAAAGGGTAAGATGGCAAAAAATGTATGATATTGGCACTTTTAAAGTACGATATTGGCATTTTAAAAGGTGACATTTACGATAAATAATGATGgagacaacatatccaccaaaGGTTTCCCCCAATCAAACTGCCATGATAGTGTTATTGAAGACGTGTAATAATGGCTTATTGGTAAATCCTTACTTTAAATTTAAGTGTACGATGGATTACAAGTGTACCAGGGCCTTTTAAATACTCTACTCGAGCTGGCCGAGCTAAATCAGGCCCATAAGGTGTTAGGCCCATAAGGTGTCATTCGGATTTCATCATTAcagctaggggtgcaagtttagtcctgtcggcccgaacctgccctagcccaccctgagcccaaacagggtctgggctggaAATTGCTAGCCTTGAGTCAAGATCGGGTTGGACCAGGGTTAAGGCTTTGGGctaagcctggcccaacccgacccgaccttgttTTCAGTTAtactataaataaaataaaataaaataaaatatatatatattaaactttaaacgtcagtCACATTttgtaatataatatattatatatgaagataataaataatataatacattttattatagtgttatttcaCGTAAAATTGATGTGAGAGgggtaaagaaaaagaaaaagaaaaagccaCATGTGATTGAACTCTAACAAGGTATTTAAAATActaagaagagaaattttaggACATGGCATGAGTACTTTATCAGAATTCAAAccttgttttgtgttttttatttttgttttctttcatttcttgaaAAGCTCGAGGCAATGTTCTTGGTCCAAATTCCTGCTCCAAAACTTCTTGTAGTACTCCGCATAGGTAAAGCTCCTGTATATGGGGGGCACTTGGGATCCGTCGTCGTTCACTTCCTTTGCCGGCTCGATGACCACACAATTTTCAGGGCAGAGGAACGAAGCCACTGAAATCCTTGCGTTGTCGGAGTTCACAATCGCCCGATGCCACACACTCTTGTATCGTCCATTACTCAGTGCCtgcaattaattaattaaattgaattaaatgcGCAAAGCGaatccttccttccttccattTCAATCTCCTCTCCTCAGGCAACTAAagtaataattaattttatcaAGCTTTGGAGTAACTTTCAAAATAGCTTCAGATTTAATTAAAAAAGGGATAAATTAATTTACCTGTAACTGATCGCCGATGTTAATGACGAAGGCATTTGGGTAAGGATTGACGGCAACCCATTTGCCGTCTTTTAACACCTGTAAGCCGGCCACGTGTTTGTCTTGAAGAAGGAGGGTAATGGCGTTGGGATCTGTATGGCCCGGCAACCCGTAAGTCAGCTCCGGTTCTGGACATGGTGGGTAATAATTTATGGCCATGTGCTGTGCTTGTTCACCCAACACCTTCCCCATATATTCCCTTTCCAACCCTAAACTCTCCGATATTTCTTGCAGCAATCTGAACCCAAGTTTTCGAACTTCTCTACTGTATGTGCTCACCACTTCCCTGTCAAAAGCATTACGTACCAGACAGCTATTATTACCCTCCTTCACTTCACCCTTTGGAAGGGGAAACGGTAacgtttatttatttacccttaatttctaaaacttaaaaaaaatatttcgaGCATAAATTAAACTTACCTGCCTACATATGTTTACAATTTACAATTTACAATTTACATGTTTAGGTATAGAGCAATTATGTGATTTTACAAattgtaatttaaaaaaaaaaaaaaaaaaaaggatagagTTAAAGCTGCCGGAGTAAGATGAATCTCCCATGTCACTCCAAAGGCAGCGTACAAACCAGATGGTATTGTCAGTAAAAAAGACCCACAATGGTTAGGGCTAGGCGGACAAAGTATAAATTGCATAAAAAGAACTCATTTCAATTGATCTAGtcttgataagcttatcaagaGATTCATTCTATCGTGCCACATGGAATAATGATGTGATAATTTGATCattgaattaattaataatataatGATCAAATTTCAGAGTCTAACATATTGGTATGTAtttctttacattttttaaacacatttGTAGTTTAtataattttgattttgaaatctcTATCTTACCATTTGGTAAACtctatttggattgaaattttaGATATGACTTGAAGAAATTGGTAGGGATTTATTTATCTACCGTCGGATTTACCATGTGAGAAATATTTTGCCACCTTGATCATAAGCTTATCGAAGTAGGTCATTTTAACAAGTTTTGCACCAATGACCAGTCAATATGAATCCCACATACCCACGGAACATTTTTCCACCCCAAAATACTATTTGATTATGGGTAATGAAAATTTTTTGTCCATAGAAATCTGTGTGCACACATTGTATTTAATTTAATGCTTAGGGTCAAATGCGGGGCCACCACAGCAGCAACCAACTGCCAATTGATGATTGACTTTATTAGCCaaggaaaaacatatatatcttCTAGAAGGATAGAAGAGGACGACAACAGATCTTTAAGAACCATCTATCCATCCATTCCACCActgaatgatgatgatgcatgAATGAAATGGGACACCGGGTCCCACAACCATACAACAGGGTAGAAGACTTGAGTTATGATAGGTGTTGTGTCAAGCCTTAATTTCTCCATAAAATTCCAATCTCATGCTGTAACACTCCACAACGCCTGCCGAAAACCACTATACCAATTTAGATTAGCCATTGACTCAGAGACGACGGTGTGGACTTTTCTTCCTAAATAATAGTGTCATACACTCATACCTAAATTTATTTATGCAATTAAAATGAAGTGGGTATAATGTTTGTTCTATTAACGAccaaactgaaaaataaaaaagcgtATATActatgtatttttattttttttgggaacaaATATATTACTATGTATTTGGATACTTAAGAACTTGTATACCCACCCATAATACAATATGGAATGGGCTGGTATCGGCCCATATCTGGCGAAGTACCATGATGGTACCAAACTGGACCCCAGAGACCTGACCCAGGCAGCTGCCCTAAACTTTAATAATATTGAAAGGGCTGAGCCACTGAGGGTTGGAGGGAGTGGGAGGGACGTGGCAGATAATGGAGGTGGACAGTTGATGTGTGTCTTTGGGAATCTAGGGTCTCGTGGTGGAAATGGGGTAACAGTAACACATTACATTACACATGGGGTTTACTATTGGATTGCGGCACACATTTtgatattttatcaaaaaaaaagcaACACACGATGATATGATGGATTCGGAAAGTCTCTGTATACAAGTTTAAAACTTATCGCATCACCCAATTAAAGAACCCACCGGCCCACTCCCTTTCTGcccttttctattattttctacGCTTTTCTTTTCTGGGAAAAGAACCCAATCGGTCCACTCCCTTTCTgcctttttctattattttctacgctttttttttctgggaaaAGAACCCAATCGGTCCACTCCCTTTCTGCCCTTTTCCACTACTTTctacgccttttttttttttctctttctgggACCAGAGTTTTTCCGGTTTTCCCCACGAATAGTGCAACCGTCCCATTAAACCACATTTTTTTGgtcccctcttttcttttcctatagATTATTTAAAAGCTTTCTTAAGAAAAATTCACCTCTAAGACATCCTTTTTTCCCAAGTTTTGAAATCCTGTATTAGCTTttgagtaaaaaaaataaaaaagaaaaaacacgtACTAACTACTATgtgaaaatagggaaaattatcacctccagtttgctgaccggcccagttccccagttcctctaataaggggatggtggaccccacccgggtagggtgtttgggcatgggtagagaggtcatttcaacccccctttgttagaggaactggggaactgggccgatcagcaaactggaggtgataaagatccgtgaAAATAGCACCCTTTTTTGTTCCCCTCGTTTCTTCGTTTTAATTTTTTGCCCTCGATTTGTCAGCGTTTGGTCCCCATTACTTATAATCAAAGAGTGACGGTACTAAATAAAAAGGACCGACGGCACTTTTATAacgaaaaaaaacaaaaagtttcAAATATTGACTTATTGGTTTCAAAATTCGGATTGGAATGAACTGAATCAAACAACGAgcgcgcccccccccccccccaccaaaaaaaacaaaagcataggatttaaatcaaaattgattAGACTAAAGACTCAACTATTCTTACGGTGTACAAATGGATCAGACATTTGCATCCAACCAAATCGGTTTGATTCACCTGATTCATGCAACATAAATTCGATCTCTGTTCAAAGATTAGAGTTTGGATTAATCTTCCACTCTTCCTTAGCTGCATGATTTAGACTTCcgttgatacaccccctcaaacTTAGTGGGCGGCTACGAATAGTGAGGTTGACACGAAGAGCAGTAAAGCGCATACCAAATAAGCCCTTGGTCATGATAACAACGATGTGATCATGCCTAggtgttgttggtgaagcctgatttcaa is a window encoding:
- the LOC122664475 gene encoding protein DOWNY MILDEW RESISTANCE 6 yields the protein MESKVLSTGVRLSSLPQSYVRPDSERPRLSEVSNCENVPVIDLCSADKAQIIRQIGAACRAYGFFQVINHGVDLELTEKMQQMAQDFFNLPLDEKLKYYSDDPSKTLRLSTSFNVKRETVHNWRDYLRLHCYPLEDYVHEWPDHPSSFKEVVSTYSREVRKLGFRLLQEISESLGLEREYMGKVLGEQAQHMAINYYPPCPEPELTYGLPGHTDPNAITLLLQDKHVAGLQVLKDGKWVAVNPYPNAFVINIGDQLQALSNGRYKSVWHRAIVNSDNARISVASFLCPENCVVIEPAKEVNDDGSQVPPIYRSFTYAEYYKKFWSRNLDQEHCLELFKK